The proteins below are encoded in one region of Cyclopterus lumpus isolate fCycLum1 chromosome 8, fCycLum1.pri, whole genome shotgun sequence:
- the LOC117735462 gene encoding peripheral myelin protein 22-like, with product MLILLAAIFVLHIIGIILLLVATIDNAWWVANDLSTDVWFRWIQTAGVWNTTDLPTGSHYPTDYLQAVQASSVLACIFSILGIFVFVAQLFTLPKGERFTISGIFQLLACLCIMIAASIYTDKFHIDENFGWYGHCYILAWISFSLTFISSITYFVLRKKTA from the exons ATGCTGATTCTCCTTGCTGCCATCTTTGTCCTCCACATCATAggcatcatcctcctcctggtggccacCATTGACAAT GCCTGGTGGGTGGCCAACGACCTGTCCACTGACGTGTGGTTCCGGTGGATTCAGACAGCTGGAGTGTGGAACACCACCGATCTCCCCACAGGCTCACACTACCCAACTG ATTACCTCCAGGCGGTGCAGGCCAGCTCAGTGCTGGCATGTATATTCTCCATCCTGggcatctttgtgtttgtggctcAGCTCTTCACCCTCCCGAAAGGAGAGAGGTTCACCATCTCGGGCATCTTTCAGCTCCTTGCCT GCCTGTGCATCATGATCGCAGCCTCCATCTACACCGACAAATTCCACATCGACGAGAATTTCGGCTGGTACGGCCACTGCTACATCCTGGCGTGGATCTCCTTCAGCCTCAcgttcatctcctccatcacttACTTTGTGCTACGCAAGAAGACAGCGTGA
- the LOC117734784 gene encoding germ cell-specific gene 1-like protein — protein MAFLRQLRSPRLSFIQTVVSLFMGALALMSSYWCEGQQKVPKPLCSPVKHSNCIPVPGVSNSSTIQFSWETGDDRFIFPVFHTGLFLICEEDIYADAAPEKCRGFHTLTPGSEKAMMWLSLSLEIMYVGLLLISCTLLSMQLCIRAWCPSTRRWGQLLNAFAAVFTVLGGLLGMVGHMMFMQVFQTTASMGPEDFKPHSYGYSWAFYVAWFAFTVCMSAGVSTLNNYTKKVLMVGPRHSSSLNACSFNFVGLLPPYYTPAHPSTALACPPSPPRISHLSPYYEPPTKACLPRLAHSHSLPLPHYDSFPPLPSLHAPASPLHRLSLPSPSPLPTPSFSVHLTLPGHEESHYGPEEDYSPL, from the exons ATGGCGTTCCTGCGGCAGCTGCGCTCCCCTCGCCTCTCCTTCATCCAGACCGTTGTGTCTCTCTTCATGGGCGCCCTCGCCCTCATGTCCTCCTACTGGTGCGAGGGCCAACAGAAGGTGCCCAAGCCCCTCTGTTCGCCCGTCAAGCACAGCAACTGCATCCCCGTTCCCGGCGTCTCCAACTCCTCCACCATccagttctcctgggagaccgGCGACGACCGCTTCATCTTCCCCGTCTTTCACACGGGCCTGTTCCTCATCTGCGAGGAGGACATCTACGCAGATGCAGCAc CGGAGAAGTGTCGGGGGTTTCACACGTTGACTCCGGGATCTGAAAAAG CGATGATGTGGCTGTCTCTGTCGTTGGAGATCATGTACGTGGGTCTGCTGTTAATCAGCTGCACGCTGCTGTCCATGCAGTTGTGCATCCGGGCCTGGTGCCCCTCCACGCGCCGCTGGGGCCAGCTGCTCAACGCCTTCGCCGCCGTCTTCACCGTCCTTGGAG GTCTGCTTGGGATGGTGGGTCACATGATGTTCATGCAGGTGTTTCAGACCACGGCCTCAATGGGACCAGAAGACTTCAAGCCTCACAGCTATGGGTACTCGTGGGCGTTCTA tgTGGCCTGGTTCGCCTTCACGGTCTGCATGTCGGCCGGCGTCTCCACTCTGAACAACTACACCAAGAAGGTGCTGATGGTGGGGCCGCGGCACAGCTCCAGCCTCAACGCCTGCAGCTTTAACTTCGTGGGCCTCCTGCCACCTTACTACACCCCGGCGCACCCATCCACGGCCCTGGCCTGTCCCCCGTCTCCCCCCCGGATCTCCCACTTGTCTCCCTACTACGAGCCCCCGACAAAAGCCTGCTTACCGAGGCTGGCGCACTCCCACTCGCTACCCCTCCCTCACTACgattccttccctcctctcccgTCACTCCATGCGCCTGCATCCCCTCTCCATCGCCTCTCCCTGCCATCTCCGTCACCACTGCCCACCCCGTCCTTCTCCGTCCACCTGACGCTGCCGGGACACGAGGAGAGCCACTACGGGCCGGAGGAGGACTACAGCCCCCTTTGA